A DNA window from Hordeum vulgare subsp. vulgare chromosome 1H, MorexV3_pseudomolecules_assembly, whole genome shotgun sequence contains the following coding sequences:
- the LOC123407133 gene encoding uncharacterized protein LOC123407133, whose product MTRAMAATAGNGDVWVEKVDKIRYVYKPVTRPSVSPNPRPATVTKKLAAANVAISRKNSGTTLVRGVASPEDIDDYIARKKREFALGL is encoded by the coding sequence ATGACTCGCGCCATGGCTGCCACCGCCGGCAACGGCGACGTGTGGGTGGAGAAGGTGGACAAGATCAGGTACGTCTACAAACCCGTCACCAGGCCTTCTGTCTCCCCAAACCCGAGGCCGGCGACGGTGACCAAGAAGCTGGCCGCTGCCAACGTCGCCATCTCCAGGAAGAACAGCGGGACGACCCTGGTCCGCGGCGTGGCCTCGCCGGAGGACATCGACGACTACATCGCCAGGAAGAAGAGGGAGTTTGCTCTAGGACTGTAG
- the LOC123424396 gene encoding replication protein A 70 kDa DNA-binding subunit C-like — protein MEAPPPLTPGAVMEIWELPNGPARFQPVLQVADLRPVVAKNTTAAAAAAQHSERFRMLLSDGVHSQQSMLGTGLNDLIKDGTLRVGSIVHLTDMTCNTIQKRRIVIVVKLEVLQSECAKIGTPKVYEKSLPEGQEPSLPANAAQTNSGNYSGGPGMLGSTVAPKVEQIGNNLSYGRANNRGPGVDSSICQPVQPGANNVLSGGTYGTMSAQNTMNAYVVQPNSHQNQSSALPGTGGGFGPPGNIYGPPAQPSYQQPPPPHRNSGPAAKNEAASRVIPISALNPYQRTWTIKARVTAKAHVRHFNKAKGSGKVFSFDLLDAQGVEIRATCFDAAVDQFYDVIEVDKVYLVSRGSLKPANKRFNPLNNDYEMNLEPSSSIEVCSGDDSSIPKLQFNFRQISEIANMDKDTTIDLLGVVTSVRPSFTVMLKNGGETQKRVLQLKDMSGCSVDITFWGNFCDAEGQQLQSLCDSGLNPILALKSGRVGEFNGKTVSTTNSSLLKINPDFAEAKRLGQWYITEGKIAACTSLSGEMSSMGRTDVRKKTAQIKDERLGQSEKPDWITVQGAISQIYTDNFCYPACTTEVNGKRCNKKVINNGDGMWLCEKCEQSSETCEYRYLLSCHIQDHTGFTYATAFQESGQEIVGLPAQDLFRIKHEEQDDVRFAEIIQQVRFQQYLFKLKVKEEVYNDEPRVKCNVVKAEIYDPAKESRFLLGAIDSLLVEDASGSSPGLNGGPAVNTGFINSEADQSVPASNNSYAMNMGGPNQFGQQFSASHGMPSALSATPAAGSGGFAANSYGPPAASRGMPTAPSVTPAAGSGGFAANSYGPPAASRGMPTAPSATPAAGSGGFAANSYGPPAANASSGLCFKCNQPGHFSRDCPGQAAPYGSSVGGNANTGLCYKCNQPGHFARDCPAQGVGQERQMYVNGAASGGYNRQSYVGS, from the exons AtggaggcgccgccgccgctgACGCCGGGCGCGGTGATGGAGATATGGGAGCTCCCGAACGGGCCGGCGAGGTTCCAGCCGGTGCTGCAGGTCGCTGACCTGCGCCCCGTCGTCGCCAAGAACACGACCGCGGCGGCGGCCGCGGCGCAGCACTCGGAGCGGTTCCGCATGCTGCTCTCCGACGGCGTCCACTCCCAGCAGTCCATGCTCGGCACCGGCCTCAACGACCTCATAAAGGACGGAACCCTCCGCGTCGGCTCCATCGTCCACCTCACGGACATGACGTGCAACACCATCCAGAAACGCAG GATCGTTATTGTTGTCAAACTTGAAGTTCTTCAAAGTGAGTGCGCCAAAATCGGGACACCAAAGGTTTATGAGAAAAGCTTACCTGAGGGACAGGAGCCTAGCTTACCAGCCAATGCTGCTCAAACAAACAGTGGAAACTATTCTGGTGGCCCAGGCATGCTGGGGTCTACAGTTGCCCCAAAGGTGGAGCAGATTGGTAACAATCTGTCATATGGTAGAGCCAACAACAGGGGCCCAGGCGTTGACTCTTCAATTTGTCAGCCTGTTCAACCTGGCGCTAACAATGTGTTGTCTGGTGGAACTTATGGTACAATGTCAGCACAGAACACAATGAATGCCTATGTGGTGCAGCCAAACTCTCATCAAAACCAAAGTTCTGCGCTTCCTGGCACAGGTGGGGGCTTTGGCCCTCCTGGCAATATATATGGGCCCCCTGCACAGCCTTCATATCAGCAGCCACCTCCACCCCATAGAAATAGTGGCCCAGCTGCTAAGAATGAAGCTGCTTCTCGTGTTATTCCAATTTCTGCACTGAACCCATACCAACGTACATGGACAATAAAGGCTAGGGTGACTGCGAAGGCTCATGTCAGGCACTTCAATAAAGCAAAAGGTTCAGGAAAAGTCTTCTCCTTTGATCTCCTTGATGCACAGGGTGTAGAAATTCGTGCAACATGCTTTGACGCGGCAGTTGATCAGTTCTATGACGTAATTGAGGTTGACAAGGTGTACTTGGTATCTAGGGGATCACTAAAACCTGCAAACAAGAGGTTTAACCCTTTAAACAATGACTATGAAATGAACCTTGAGCCTTCATCATCTATAGAAGTTTGTTCTGGTGATGATAGCAGCATCCCTAAGCTGCAGTTCAATTTCCGGCAGATCAGCGAAATTGCAAACATGGATAAAGATACCACGATAGACTTGCTTGGGGTTGTTACTTCAGTTAGGCCTTCTTTTACAGTAATGCTGAAGAATGGCGGGGAAACCCAGAAAAGAGTCCTTCAACTGAAGGACATGTCTGGTTGCAGTGTGGACATAACCTTTTGGGGTAACTTCTGTGATGCTGAAGGTCAGCAACTGCAGTCGCTGTGCGATTCTGGTTTGAATCCTATACTTGCACTCAAATCTGGCCGTGTAGGTGAATTCAACGGCAAAACAGTGAGTACAACTAACTCAAGTTTGTTAAAAATAAATCCAGATTTCGCTGAAGCTAAAAGGCTGGGGCAGTGGTACATAACTGAAGGAAAAATTGCTGCCTGCACTTCTTTATCTGGGGAAATGTCAAGCATGGGCAGGACTGATGTCCGGAAAAAAACTGCACAGATCAAGGATGAACGCTTGGGGCAATCAGAAAAGCCTGATTGGATCACCGTTCAAGGTGCAATTTCACAAATCTACACTGATAATTTTTGTTACCCAGCATGCACCACAGAGGTTAATGGTAAGCGCTGCAACAAAAAAGTCATAAATAATGGTGACGGGATGTGGCTATGTGAGAAATGCGAGCAGAGCTCTGAGACGTGTGAGTATAGGTACTTGCTGTCATGTCATATCCAGGATCACACTGGGTTTACCTATGCTACTGCGTTCCAAGAGTCTGGCCAGGAGATAGTTGGCCTCCCAGCACAAGATCTTTTCAGGATAAAGCATGAAGAGCAAGACGATGTACGGTTCGCAGAAATCATACAGCAGGTCCGCTTTCAGCAATACCTATTCAAGCTGAAAGTCAAGGAAGAAGTCTATAATGATGAGCCACGTGTGAAGTGCAACGTTGTCAAGGCTGAAATATACGACCCAGCGAAAGAGAGTCGTTTTCTTCTGGGGGCGATTGATAGCCTTTTGGTGGAGGATGCCTCAGGCTCGTCCCCTGGGCTGAATGGTGGTCCTGCTGTTAATACTGGTTTCATTAACTCAGAAGCTGATCAGAGTGTGCCAGCTTCCAACAAttcctatgccatgaatatgggtgGCCCAAATCAGTTTGGGCAGCAATTCAGCGCATCTCATGGGATGCCATCTGCACTTTCAGCAACACCAGCAGCAGGTAGTGGTGGCTTCGCGGCTAATTCCTATGGTCCTCCAGCTGCATCTCGTGGGATGCCGACTGCACCATCAGTGACACCAGCAGCAGGTAGTGGTGGCTTCGCGGCTAATTCCTATGGTCCTCCAGCTGCATCTCGTGGGATGCCGACTGCACCATCAGCGACACCAGCAGCAGGTAGTGGTGGCTTCGCGGCTAATTCCTATGGTCCTCCAGCTGCCAATGCCAGCTCAGGCTTGTGCTTCAAATGTAACCAGCCTGGGCACTTTTCTAGAGACTGTCCAGGACAGGCTGCCCCCTACGGTTCTTCAGTTGGCGGCAACGCCAACACTGGTCTGTGCTACAAATGTAATCAGCCTGGTCACTTTGCGAGAGACTGTCCGGCGCAGGGTGTTGGCCAGGAGCGCCAGATGTATGTGAATGGCGCCGCATCAGGAGGATACAACAGGCAATCCTATGTTGGTAGCTAA